A region of Anoplopoma fimbria isolate UVic2021 breed Golden Eagle Sablefish chromosome 24, Afim_UVic_2022, whole genome shotgun sequence DNA encodes the following proteins:
- the yipf5 gene encoding protein YIPF5, whose protein sequence is MAGFDNFNADFYQSSYSVDDQNQAYTNTENPYNKQYGGQYDYSQPMDYTAPGVMQPQQPYTGQIFQPTQTYTPSPSQSMYSSSFDDEPPLLEELGINFDHIWQKTLTVLHPMKAADGSIMNETDLAGPMVFCLAFGATLLLSGKIQFGYVYGISAIGCLGMYCLLNLMSMTGVSFGCVASVLGYCLLPMILLSSFGVILSLQGMVGIILTAAIIGWCSLSASKIFISALAMDGQQLLVAYPCALLYGVFALISVF, encoded by the exons ATGGCAGGGTTTGACAATTTCAACGCAGACTTTTACCAGTCCAGTTACAGTGTTGATGACCAAAACCAGGCCTACACCAACACTGAAAATCCCTACAACAA GCAATATGGGGGGCAGTACGACTACTCCCAGCCCATGGACTACACCGCGCCTGGGGTGATGCAGCCCCAGCAGCCATACACAGGACAAATATTCCAACCCACACAGACCTACACCCCATCTCCGTCACAATCCATGTATAGTAGCAGCTTTGATGATGAGCCGCCGCTGCTAGAAG AATTAGGAATCAACTTCGACCACATCTGGCAGAAGACTCTGACGGTGCTCCATCCAATGAAAGCAGCAGACGGCAGCATCATGAATGAGACAGACCTGGCTGGTCCCATGGTCTTCTGTTTGGCCTTTGGAGCGACGCTGCTCCTG TCAGGTAAGATCCAATTTGGCTATGTGTACGGCATCAGTGCGATTGGCTGCCTCGGCATGTACTGCCTACTCAACCTGATGAGTATGACGGGTGTCTCCTTCGGCTGTGTGGCCAGCGTGCTGGGATACTGCCTCCTACCCATGATCCTCCTCTCCAGCTTTGGAGTCATCCTCTCTTTACA GGGCATGGTGGGAATTATACTAACAGCAGCAATCATTGGCTGGTGCAGTTTGTCGGCCTCAAAGATCTTCATCTCGGCGTTGGCCATGGATGGGCAGCAGCTGTTGGTTGCTTACCCATGCGCTCTCTTATATGGGGTCTTTGCACTCATTTCtgtcttctaa